The following proteins come from a genomic window of Gynuella sunshinyii YC6258:
- a CDS encoding DUF6531 domain-containing protein: protein MSSNFFLHTMLFIGLVLSSQLNANSYYFEMTGYKPPEYPVFDTAEAACEWYKNTIWEPPTYFDNVYIEIKINDRVPVGNVIYSYAYCGIHYDELTQYGTRFSQGYRAHGIDYWFSPCSCNENLTNGECIPMDVNTSIEWSSNIAYLYKYPANNQGLQCDPVPYNERNSCSGSPSSSGKTQVGNPIDCATGQKVQIDTDYQSSGTDPLSYTRVYHSPMPATESDSVTSDTTDPLSSGGSWLNAGLPAFSLQTFADDSQVGVFSIGHWVRRVFYRKTATSAWSSNPNLWPISLSDNSDGGRVVVLRGKTYSLNSSGQAEATQQHHIQRYIYSYNSRGLVSRIRNRFGAYLQFSYDSNDRLVQLTDQAGVSIHYQYDTLGNLTDVIYPDDTPNDLTDNPRKTYVYANPDFPAHLTGIIDEQGVSFASFAYDDNGRGIQTEHAQGTNRVVISYPEDGQAIVRFYRDVETNAYREEGYTYGQFRGAYRLTSRTIQVCDDCTLGTETWSYNDAGLLVSHENLGGQVTTYSYDSDGRKLSQTDASGTAQARTTTYTWDTDLDQILTETTDTTVTTYRYGDNGLLQSQTITPIK, encoded by the coding sequence GTGTCATCAAACTTTTTTTTGCATACCATGTTGTTTATAGGATTGGTGCTTTCTTCACAGTTGAATGCAAATAGTTACTACTTTGAGATGACAGGTTATAAGCCCCCTGAGTACCCTGTATTTGATACTGCAGAGGCTGCGTGTGAATGGTATAAGAATACGATATGGGAGCCTCCCACATATTTTGATAACGTCTATATCGAAATAAAAATTAATGATCGTGTTCCTGTCGGCAATGTTATTTATAGCTACGCTTATTGTGGTATTCACTATGATGAACTGACGCAATACGGTACGCGTTTTTCGCAAGGCTATAGAGCCCATGGAATCGATTACTGGTTCTCGCCTTGCTCTTGCAACGAAAACCTCACCAACGGCGAATGCATCCCCATGGACGTCAACACGTCCATAGAGTGGAGTAGCAATATTGCCTATCTGTATAAATACCCGGCTAACAACCAGGGTCTGCAATGCGATCCTGTTCCTTACAATGAACGCAACAGCTGCTCAGGTTCACCTTCTTCTTCAGGCAAAACCCAGGTTGGTAATCCCATCGATTGTGCCACCGGCCAAAAAGTACAAATTGATACCGACTATCAGAGCAGTGGTACCGATCCACTGAGTTATACCCGGGTGTATCATTCTCCCATGCCTGCCACCGAGTCAGACTCGGTGACATCCGATACCACCGATCCGTTATCGTCCGGTGGCAGCTGGCTCAATGCGGGGTTGCCGGCATTTTCCCTGCAAACCTTTGCTGATGACTCCCAGGTCGGTGTGTTTTCCATCGGCCATTGGGTGCGCCGGGTGTTCTATCGCAAAACCGCGACCAGCGCTTGGTCATCCAATCCCAACCTGTGGCCCATCAGTTTGTCTGATAACAGTGACGGCGGTCGGGTGGTTGTCTTGCGGGGCAAAACCTATTCGCTTAACAGCAGCGGTCAGGCCGAAGCCACCCAGCAGCATCACATCCAGCGTTATATCTACAGCTATAACAGCCGTGGTCTGGTTAGTCGCATTCGCAACCGCTTTGGTGCCTACCTGCAGTTTAGTTACGACAGCAATGACCGATTGGTCCAGCTGACCGATCAGGCAGGAGTCTCGATTCACTATCAGTACGACACTCTCGGGAACCTCACCGATGTTATCTACCCTGATGACACCCCAAATGACCTCACAGATAACCCCCGTAAAACCTATGTATATGCAAACCCTGATTTTCCGGCCCATCTCACCGGTATCATCGATGAGCAGGGTGTGTCGTTTGCGTCCTTTGCGTATGACGACAACGGCCGGGGGATTCAGACCGAACATGCCCAGGGCACGAACCGTGTCGTGATCAGTTATCCCGAAGACGGACAGGCCATCGTCCGGTTCTACCGTGATGTGGAAACGAATGCCTATCGGGAAGAAGGCTACACCTATGGCCAGTTTCGCGGTGCTTACCGACTCACCAGTCGCACGATACAAGTCTGTGATGACTGTACCCTGGGTACTGAAACCTGGAGCTACAACGATGCGGGTTTATTAGTGAGTCATGAAAATCTTGGGGGTCAGGTCACTACCTACTCTTATGACAGCGATGGCCGCAAACTCAGCCAAACGGACGCCAGTGGTACCGCACAGGCGAGAACCACCACCTACACTTGGGACACTGATCTGGACCAGATCCTGACCGAGACTACGGATACTACGGTGACGACGTATCGTTATGGTGATAATGGGTTGTTGCAGAGCCAGACAATCACGCCAATAAAATAA
- a CDS encoding RHS repeat protein: MIWKNYLSRLMIAISIIATSVSAQAVLILLYEDAGGSHYYWAEHTENWVDGEEACDRSLGENICIFFYGGIIDLASDDERVQALLSVPGVEPGMIWAWGGNYSFNDPPRSIYALMAFSISQYCPSPYKYNRTSKMCEAICKVGDTWNPTLKRCESEPAEHNSCTQSANPVDFVDGSKYRHESVMSVGTVFPIELTFHYNNFQNTEKTVLGGRRPLVASDDYAMKFTDTEDRIVDYYVADQIPLIGTSDSTDAKKYNNWGILKTEEAISEPYRGDVLRYWRHNYDEALVPRSDGVFTWLRSDGENIEFDTSGHNAIYPRLSLTTLDETIYGYSGHVLKISNGLQKTFDERGRLRRVTNANGVYHELTYNDDDQLTRITHSLGGYLDLTYTYYRTFSLYAPYTNGPTGRSHVTQVSDNAGRHVDIGWSESYSSDQHYYVITRLSQPYTTESTSSREFQYNDGRWPASLTDMYDVQDGTRSLYAHFEYDNRGRAVLSQLANAAEQVSIEYPDDDTRVITNALGKQATYRFATFNDVNRLASVTGEPTSQCLQSNTRFNYDDDGNVIEKNVNGVITQYQYDSRNLEVQRTEAAGTDQQRIITTTWDTTLRRPLSIHYPDQTITYNYDNAGRLLSQTVTPVE, from the coding sequence ATGATATGGAAAAACTATTTATCTCGACTCATGATTGCAATCAGCATTATTGCGACCTCGGTGTCCGCTCAGGCAGTGCTGATTTTACTCTATGAGGATGCTGGTGGTAGTCACTATTATTGGGCGGAACATACAGAAAATTGGGTGGATGGAGAAGAAGCCTGTGATAGGTCATTGGGTGAGAACATATGCATTTTTTTTTATGGTGGTATTATAGATTTGGCATCTGACGATGAAAGGGTTCAGGCTCTCCTTAGTGTGCCTGGCGTTGAGCCAGGCATGATATGGGCATGGGGTGGTAATTATTCTTTTAATGACCCACCGAGATCTATATATGCTTTAATGGCCTTCAGCATCTCACAATACTGTCCTTCACCCTACAAATACAACCGTACCTCGAAGATGTGCGAAGCCATTTGCAAAGTAGGTGATACGTGGAACCCAACTTTAAAACGTTGCGAATCAGAACCTGCCGAGCACAACAGTTGCACCCAAAGTGCTAATCCCGTTGATTTTGTGGATGGCTCAAAATACCGCCACGAGTCAGTCATGTCCGTTGGTACGGTATTCCCTATTGAGCTGACGTTTCACTACAACAACTTCCAGAACACTGAAAAAACAGTCCTTGGTGGCCGACGGCCATTGGTTGCTTCCGATGATTATGCGATGAAGTTTACGGACACAGAGGACCGTATTGTGGATTATTACGTTGCGGATCAGATTCCACTGATTGGTACTAGTGATAGTACTGATGCAAAAAAATATAACAATTGGGGGATTCTAAAAACAGAAGAAGCCATTTCCGAACCCTACCGGGGTGATGTGTTACGGTATTGGCGCCACAACTATGATGAAGCGTTGGTCCCTAGATCAGATGGTGTGTTCACCTGGTTACGCAGTGATGGCGAGAACATTGAATTCGATACATCCGGGCATAATGCTATTTACCCAAGATTATCACTGACTACGTTGGATGAGACGATCTATGGCTATAGTGGTCATGTGCTGAAAATCAGCAATGGACTCCAAAAAACCTTCGATGAGCGCGGTCGTTTACGTCGAGTCACCAATGCTAATGGTGTTTATCATGAGTTGACATACAACGATGATGACCAATTAACGCGGATTACGCATTCACTCGGTGGTTATCTGGATCTCACTTATACCTATTACCGGACATTTTCACTGTATGCACCATACACAAATGGCCCCACTGGTCGATCTCATGTGACCCAGGTATCGGATAATGCCGGCCGTCATGTGGATATCGGTTGGTCAGAATCGTATAGCAGTGACCAGCATTATTATGTCATCACCCGCCTGTCACAACCGTACACGACAGAATCGACATCCAGCCGTGAATTCCAATACAACGACGGCCGCTGGCCGGCCAGTTTAACCGACATGTATGATGTGCAGGATGGTACCCGTTCACTCTATGCGCATTTTGAATATGACAACCGTGGCCGTGCCGTACTCAGCCAACTCGCCAATGCCGCCGAACAAGTCTCCATTGAGTATCCGGATGATGATACCCGAGTGATTACCAACGCATTGGGCAAACAGGCGACCTATCGTTTTGCAACGTTCAATGATGTCAACCGATTGGCCAGCGTGACCGGCGAACCCACCAGCCAATGTCTGCAAAGCAACACCCGTTTCAACTATGATGATGATGGCAATGTCATTGAGAAAAACGTCAATGGCGTGATCACTCAATACCAGTACGACAGCCGTAACCTGGAAGTGCAGCGCACTGAAGCCGCCGGCACTGATCAGCAGCGGATCATCACCACGACCTGGGATACCACCTTGCGCCGACCACTGAGTATCCACTATCCCGATCAAACCATTACTTACAACTACGACAACGCTGGCCGTTTACTGAGCCAGACCGTCACTCCGGTTGAATAA
- a CDS encoding type II toxin-antitoxin system ParD family antitoxin: MAMVKKSITVTDQQDNWIKAQIEMGHYGNESEVVRALIRERQVREQETTRELEMIRAKLIQAEANGFTDQTPAEILKDIKRGLGRDAV, from the coding sequence ATGGCTATGGTGAAAAAGAGCATTACAGTAACCGACCAGCAAGATAACTGGATCAAGGCGCAAATCGAAATGGGGCATTACGGCAACGAAAGCGAAGTGGTACGAGCGCTGATCCGCGAGCGACAAGTACGCGAGCAGGAGACAACCCGTGAACTCGAAATGATCAGAGCAAAGCTGATCCAGGCCGAAGCCAATGGCTTCACCGATCAAACTCCGGCTGAAATCCTGAAAGACATTAAGCGTGGTCTGGGACGCGATGCGGTATAG
- the ytfE gene encoding iron-sulfur cluster repair protein YtfE, with protein sequence MNLLDQSVAWLARNIPGSTQIFHEFDLDFCCGGQQSLQDALQQKSLPAEVVISRLEALLSATEVEQDWSDATIDELIDHILERYHEHHRRQFPELIRLALRVEQVHGDRPDCPQGLSTQLHDMQQALESHMLKEENVLFPMLRQGARGKAVGGPISVMRIEHDHHGEELTRLAEITHNITLPKGACNTWRALYSGLAQLRTDLMQHIHLENNILFVDALEISHGSI encoded by the coding sequence ATGAATTTACTTGATCAATCCGTTGCCTGGCTGGCCCGCAATATCCCGGGCAGCACACAAATCTTTCATGAGTTCGACCTCGATTTTTGCTGCGGAGGCCAGCAGTCCCTGCAAGACGCCCTCCAACAGAAGTCTCTGCCGGCAGAAGTCGTCATCAGTCGCCTCGAAGCACTGTTAAGTGCTACTGAAGTCGAACAGGACTGGTCAGACGCCACCATCGATGAACTTATTGATCATATTCTCGAACGTTACCATGAACATCATCGCCGGCAGTTTCCGGAGCTCATCCGTCTGGCATTGAGAGTGGAACAAGTACATGGGGATCGTCCGGACTGTCCTCAGGGACTCAGCACGCAGTTGCATGATATGCAGCAGGCGCTCGAAAGCCACATGCTCAAAGAGGAAAACGTCCTGTTCCCGATGCTGCGTCAGGGCGCTCGCGGCAAAGCCGTGGGAGGCCCGATTTCGGTCATGCGGATTGAGCACGACCACCACGGTGAGGAACTCACCCGCCTCGCAGAGATCACCCATAACATCACCCTGCCCAAAGGTGCCTGCAACACCTGGCGAGCACTGTACAGCGGGCTTGCACAGTTGCGCACAGATCTGATGCAGCACATCCATCTGGAAAACAATATCCTGTTTGTCGATGCACTGGAGATTTCTCATGGGAGCATATAA
- a CDS encoding type II toxin-antitoxin system RelE/ParE family toxin — MRYRLSNDAKMDLARIYWRGVEEFGEHKAERYYEALFQRFDDIAEAPYQYQAVDHIREGYRRSVCGVDSIYYRLNDEVVEIIRVLGRQDADERL, encoded by the coding sequence ATGCGGTATAGGCTCAGCAATGACGCCAAAATGGATCTGGCTCGAATCTACTGGCGCGGTGTGGAAGAGTTTGGTGAACATAAAGCCGAGCGCTACTATGAAGCATTGTTCCAGCGCTTTGATGACATTGCCGAAGCGCCTTATCAATACCAGGCTGTTGACCATATCCGCGAAGGCTATCGACGCAGCGTCTGCGGCGTGGATAGCATCTATTACAGGCTGAACGACGAAGTGGTTGAGATCATACGTGTGCTTGGCCGACAAGATGCTGACGAGAGACTGTAG
- the ggt gene encoding gamma-glutamyltransferase: MIRFKTLTLFGCLLGSSTIFAASNDVDPEHTVTTTEYKTVVTRKYMAVTANPHATEAATAMLAKGGSAVDATIAAQLVLGLVEPQSSGIGGGAFMVYYDAGKKIVTSFDGRETAPASASADMFLQADGTPQKFFEALVGGRSVGVPGVVAMMELAHQKYGRLPWKSLFDPAIKLAQEGFEVSPRLANLLAEEHYPGLKPFSDTRAYFYPDNQPLQAGQLLKNPAYAETLSILANEGAKAFYHGRLAQQLVAVVRNSPVNPSGMTEQDLAGYRAIERQPACGPYQAYIICGMGPPSSGGLTVLQIMMMAQSYDMSGMATNDLPTLHRFTQLSRLAYADRDLYIADPDFVQVPQQALLNTTYLRDRAKLASGDQDHGKMDPGQLPQQHAWAEGDVGEFPSTSHLSIVDQRGNAVSMTTSIEMGFGSGLMVNGFLLNNQLTDFSFIPSRDGKPVINRIEPGKRPRSSMSPTIVLDQQQRLKLLIGSPGGSRIIDYVTQPMLAVLAGNAPIGIAANLPHITNRNDYTALEQNTPLADQESWFSEHGHTVKVIDLNSGLHAIEVTTEGYLGGVDTRREGLAAGQ, from the coding sequence ATGATTCGATTCAAGACTCTGACCCTATTTGGCTGCCTATTGGGCAGCTCAACGATATTTGCCGCATCCAATGATGTTGATCCGGAACATACTGTCACCACCACGGAATACAAAACGGTTGTCACCCGAAAATACATGGCCGTTACTGCCAACCCCCATGCCACAGAAGCTGCCACTGCCATGCTGGCCAAAGGCGGCAGTGCCGTCGATGCCACGATTGCCGCGCAACTGGTGCTGGGACTGGTGGAACCACAGTCATCAGGCATTGGTGGCGGTGCATTCATGGTGTACTACGATGCCGGAAAAAAAATCGTAACCAGTTTTGATGGTCGGGAAACCGCACCGGCATCTGCCAGTGCCGATATGTTTTTACAAGCCGATGGCACGCCACAGAAGTTTTTTGAGGCACTGGTGGGCGGACGTTCTGTTGGCGTACCGGGGGTCGTGGCCATGATGGAACTGGCCCATCAAAAATATGGCCGTCTGCCATGGAAGAGCCTGTTTGATCCGGCCATCAAACTGGCGCAGGAGGGATTTGAAGTCTCTCCACGACTGGCCAACCTGCTGGCTGAGGAACACTATCCCGGGCTGAAACCATTTTCCGATACCCGTGCTTATTTCTATCCGGATAACCAACCATTGCAGGCCGGGCAATTGCTTAAAAATCCCGCGTACGCAGAAACACTGTCAATACTGGCCAACGAAGGGGCGAAGGCGTTTTATCATGGCCGGCTGGCCCAGCAGCTGGTGGCTGTCGTCCGCAACAGCCCGGTTAATCCGAGCGGGATGACGGAGCAGGATCTGGCCGGTTATCGGGCAATCGAACGCCAGCCGGCCTGTGGTCCTTACCAGGCCTATATCATCTGTGGCATGGGGCCACCAAGTTCCGGTGGTCTGACCGTGCTGCAAATCATGATGATGGCACAGAGTTATGATATGAGCGGCATGGCCACCAACGATCTGCCCACACTGCATCGTTTTACCCAGTTATCACGTCTGGCCTACGCGGATCGTGATCTGTACATCGCCGACCCGGATTTCGTGCAGGTACCACAACAAGCCCTGCTCAATACCACGTACCTGCGTGATCGTGCCAAGCTCGCAAGCGGAGACCAGGACCATGGTAAAATGGACCCCGGACAATTACCGCAACAACACGCCTGGGCAGAAGGCGACGTGGGTGAATTTCCCAGTACCAGTCATCTGTCTATCGTTGATCAGCGGGGTAATGCTGTCAGCATGACCACCAGTATCGAAATGGGATTTGGTTCAGGATTGATGGTGAACGGTTTTCTGCTCAACAATCAGTTGACCGATTTCTCTTTCATTCCCAGCCGCGACGGAAAGCCGGTCATCAATCGCATCGAGCCTGGTAAACGTCCGCGCAGTTCCATGTCTCCCACTATCGTCCTGGATCAACAACAACGGCTGAAACTGTTGATCGGCTCTCCCGGCGGCAGTCGTATCATCGATTATGTAACGCAGCCAATGCTGGCGGTTTTGGCAGGTAATGCCCCCATTGGCATAGCCGCTAATTTGCCTCATATCACCAACCGGAATGACTATACCGCTCTGGAGCAGAACACGCCCCTGGCCGATCAGGAAAGCTGGTTCAGTGAGCATGGGCACACCGTAAAAGTGATCGATCTGAACAGTGGTCTGCATGCCATCGAAGTGACCACCGAGGGCTATCTGGGAGGCGTCGATACTCGCCGTGAGGGACTGGCGGCAGGACAGTAA
- a CDS encoding nitric-oxide reductase large subunit has protein sequence MGAYKKLWLLLCTVVIITFSLLGYFGREVYRQAPPIPDTFKTPSGQLLFDHDTVLAGQSAWQSVGGMQLGSIWGHGAYQAPDWTADWLHRELTQWLEIAAGDEYGKPYRSLDDEQQMLLQHRLKTEYRHNSLENNSVLISERRAKAIAQTAAYYQNLFADDPALHSTREHYAMKENTLPDSQRRQDLSAFFFWTAWAASTNRPDSHATYTNNWPHEPLIDNTPTAENITWSIVSVVLLIAGIGALVWAWSFLHHQDETVVPASRDPLSIIQLTPSQQALGKYLVLVVALMCFQVLIGGITAHYTVEGQQFYGLDISKWFPYSLVRTWHIQSALFWIATGFLAAGLFLAPIINGGKDPRYQKLGVDILFWALVLVVAGSFVGNWLAIAQIMPPELNFWLGHQGYEYIDLGRLWQIGKFTGVAFWLVLMLRGIGNAFKQSGDKNLLALLTASVVAIGLFYSSGFFYGERTNISIMEYWRWWVVHLWVEGFFEVFATAALAFIFCSLGLISKPMATTASLASASLFLVGGIPGTFHHLYFSGTTTPVMAIGATFSALEVVPLIVLGHEAWENWRLRRSAPWMEHLKWPLACFVAVAFWNMLGAGVFGFMINPPISLYYVQGLNTTAVHAHAALFGVYGFLAIGFTLLILRYIRPQLVFSEVLMKTAFWSLNGGLVLMIIISLLPIGLMQFFASASQGLWYARSETFMQSELLQTLRWLRGIGDMVFIVGVLAISWQVFSGIFNIRLIGKKVRTQTQS, from the coding sequence ATGGGAGCATATAAAAAACTCTGGCTGCTGCTTTGTACCGTTGTCATCATTACTTTTTCATTATTGGGCTACTTCGGGCGGGAGGTTTATCGTCAGGCACCGCCGATACCGGACACTTTCAAAACTCCATCCGGGCAACTTCTGTTCGACCACGATACCGTCCTGGCGGGTCAAAGCGCCTGGCAGTCTGTCGGTGGTATGCAGCTTGGTTCAATCTGGGGTCATGGCGCTTATCAGGCACCTGACTGGACCGCCGACTGGCTGCATCGGGAGCTGACCCAATGGCTTGAAATTGCCGCCGGTGATGAATATGGAAAACCTTACCGCTCGCTGGATGACGAACAACAGATGCTGCTGCAACATCGATTGAAAACCGAATATCGTCATAACTCTCTGGAAAACAATTCAGTACTTATCAGTGAGCGCCGGGCCAAAGCCATTGCTCAGACCGCTGCCTACTATCAGAATCTGTTTGCCGATGATCCGGCACTGCACAGCACCCGTGAACATTACGCGATGAAAGAAAACACCCTGCCGGATTCTCAGCGGCGTCAGGATCTTAGCGCATTTTTCTTCTGGACCGCCTGGGCGGCTTCCACCAACCGACCGGACAGTCATGCAACCTACACCAATAACTGGCCCCACGAACCATTGATTGACAACACGCCGACAGCAGAAAACATCACCTGGTCCATCGTCAGCGTAGTCCTGCTAATCGCCGGCATCGGGGCTCTGGTCTGGGCATGGTCATTCCTGCATCACCAAGATGAGACCGTGGTACCGGCCAGCCGGGATCCTCTCAGCATTATCCAACTGACGCCTTCGCAACAGGCGCTCGGAAAATATCTGGTGCTGGTCGTGGCTCTCATGTGTTTTCAGGTTCTGATCGGTGGTATCACCGCACACTATACCGTTGAAGGACAGCAGTTCTATGGCCTGGATATCTCCAAATGGTTCCCCTATTCACTGGTGCGTACCTGGCATATCCAAAGTGCGTTGTTCTGGATTGCAACGGGATTTCTGGCCGCCGGGTTGTTTCTGGCTCCCATCATCAATGGCGGTAAAGATCCCCGTTACCAGAAACTGGGGGTAGACATTCTATTCTGGGCACTGGTGTTGGTCGTAGCCGGTTCATTTGTCGGCAACTGGCTGGCCATCGCCCAGATCATGCCACCGGAACTGAATTTCTGGCTGGGTCATCAGGGTTATGAATACATCGACCTCGGCCGCCTGTGGCAGATCGGTAAATTTACCGGTGTGGCGTTCTGGCTGGTACTGATGCTTCGGGGTATCGGAAATGCCTTCAAACAGTCCGGTGACAAAAACCTGCTGGCGCTGTTGACCGCATCGGTGGTGGCCATTGGTTTATTCTACAGTTCCGGTTTCTTCTATGGTGAGCGTACCAATATTTCCATCATGGAATACTGGCGCTGGTGGGTTGTACATCTTTGGGTGGAAGGTTTCTTTGAAGTGTTTGCCACTGCGGCTCTGGCATTTATCTTCTGTTCCCTGGGGTTAATCTCCAAACCGATGGCCACGACTGCCAGCCTGGCCTCTGCCTCTCTGTTTCTGGTAGGCGGCATTCCCGGCACCTTCCATCATCTGTATTTTTCCGGAACCACCACTCCGGTCATGGCCATTGGTGCCACCTTCAGTGCTCTGGAAGTGGTACCCCTGATTGTGCTGGGTCATGAGGCCTGGGAAAACTGGCGGCTGCGCCGCAGTGCTCCATGGATGGAACATCTTAAATGGCCGCTGGCCTGTTTCGTTGCCGTGGCGTTCTGGAATATGCTGGGTGCCGGAGTCTTTGGCTTTATGATCAACCCACCGATATCGCTGTACTATGTTCAGGGATTGAATACCACTGCGGTTCATGCCCATGCAGCGCTGTTTGGTGTCTATGGTTTTCTGGCCATCGGTTTCACCCTGCTGATTCTGCGCTATATCAGACCACAACTGGTCTTCAGCGAAGTTCTGATGAAAACAGCCTTCTGGTCACTCAATGGCGGACTTGTTCTGATGATCATCATCAGTCTGCTGCCGATCGGTCTGATGCAGTTTTTTGCCAGCGCCAGTCAGGGACTCTGGTATGCCCGCAGCGAAACCTTCATGCAATCCGAACTGTTACAAACTTTGCGCTGGCTTCGCGGTATCGGTGATATGGTATTCATCGTGGGTGTGCTGGCCATCAGCTGGCAGGTCTTCAGCGGCATTTTTAATATCCGACTCATCGGTAAAAAAGTACGGACACAGACACAGAGCTGA